Within the Miscanthus floridulus cultivar M001 chromosome 17, ASM1932011v1, whole genome shotgun sequence genome, the region ATATATAAGATGAATAAATAAATATGAtgagctttatatatatatagagagagagagtatacATCTTGCGTGAAAAAGAAACATATGGATGTACGTCCCAACGATCTTTCACCCAAATTGAAAGGGAAGGGATGCTTCGTTGGAATGTTCTAGAAAGAAGGCTTGCGTACCGTACCCTCGAGAAGCCTCCGGGTCGCTCCCCTGTGGGCCTGCACGTTTGCCACTATAGAGTATAGTGGAGGGAGTAGTCGCAGGCGCAGCAGCCAGAGAGAGGCAAGCCATCATTGCACAGAGTAGATCCCCCGCCGCTGCCAATCCCCAAAACAAAACCCTAGCTAGACCCCAAGCAGGGGCAGGCATGGCCACCATCCCCACCACAGATTACGGCCTCCTCCTCGGTACCTCCGCTCTCCTCCGGAGGACCAGGAGGGCCGCCTCGTCCGCCAGGCTTCCCGCTGCCGCCCGCCGTCGCCCGCAGCTCCTCGTGCGCGCCTCCGCCAAGGAGATCGCCTTCGACCAGGCCTCCAGAACCTCCCTTCAGGCCGGCGTCGAGAAGCTCGCCGCCGCGGTCGGCGTCACCCTCGGACCCAGAGGTCTATTCTCTCATCTCCGTCTTCATCTTCTCTCGTGCTCCTGCCGTGCCGCTGTGCTCTGCTCTACAGTATTTATCTTTTGGGaatctgcttttttttttttttgaaaggagaaTATGTCTGCTTTTAAGAAAGCCAATTAATTTAAGATAGAACAAACAAACTCTCTAAACCTCTCACCACTGTCTACGGAGAATTAGCATGAACATAGTGTCAGAAGAAGGCTCGTTCATCGGCTCATTCTTACTCATCCACTCGATCAAGCAATGAACCCTCTGCTTCATCTTGTTTCTGTCCTTCCCCTTTAGCAGGTCTGTCCACATCTGGATTAGTGGGAAATTCTTTTTCGATTGCCATCTTGTTCCTGTTCTTCCATACTGCCCAAGCCAAACATGCATGCTCTGTTCTACTCTTTTGCCCCACGATTTATTTAGTTTATTAGGATATCATCACATAATATCCCACGATTTCTGTACTACTACCTCGGAAGGATTATTATTACTTCTAACTAGTTCACATTATTACGACTCACGAGTTTTTGGTAATTCCGCTTCACAACATGCTGCTGTGCTAGGTCATTAGTTGGTGCTGCAGCCAAACTGGTTCAACTAAACCATGTTAACACCGGCCCTTTGTCTTTTGCCTATTATTACTAGACATGGAAAAGGTTGCACAGTGTACTTGTCTCCGGCAGCCTTTCTTTCATTTATGTTTTCAGTTTCACATCCTATCATATCCTACAGCAAAACACTCAGATGTGACAGTGACACTATCACCTTTTTACTTGTGAGCTGTGTTGCTTTTTCCCCTTTGATGTGTCTTGATGATGTTTGGGTTTCCAAAAACCGGTCTTTTGTTGCCCACCTCCTCCTATGGTCTCTTTCAACGCCTGGGCTGATTTTCACTTGGTTTCCATATTGTTCCGTACTGGCAGGAAGGAATGTTGTCCTGGATGAGTTTGGAACCCCCAAAGTGGTTAATGATGGAGTTACCATTGCTCGCGCTATTGAGCTCGCTGATCCCATGGAGAACGCTGGTGCCGCATTGATTCGTGAGGTAAGCACGATTCCCTCTACCTCTTATCTGCTTCATTTTATTTGTTATCTTGCGCAAGTTCAGCACGCATGGGCGTAACTCATGCATTTATCTGTCTGCCAAATGAAAGGTTGCTAGCAAGACGAATGACTCGGCCGGTGACGGAACCACTACCGCCTCTGTTCTCGCTAGGGAAATCATAAAATTGGGTATGTTGAGCATTACTTCAGGGGCAAATCCAGTGTCAGTTAAGAAGGGCATCGATAAGACTGTTCAGAAATTGGTGGAGGAACTTGAGAAGAAGTCCAGGCCAGTCAAGGGTAGCGGGGATATTAAAGGTCTGACCTTTTAGACACATCTATGGTCTCTTTTCACAAGCTTGCAAATGGATCTTATACCTTGGGAAAGGAGGACATGCTTTATAAAATGTTGCTGCCTTTTCCTTTCAGCTGTTGCTGCCATATCAGCTGGAAATGATGAATTTGTTGGGACTATGATCGCTGAAGCTATTGACAAGGTTGGCCCTGATGGTGTCCTCTCAAtcgagtcatcatcatcatttgagaCGACAGTTGAAGTTGAAGAAGGGATGGAGGTAATATATATTAGCCTAGCAAGGACTGCTCCCTGGCTGATGCCTGTTTTCTGTTTTGTAGTTTATTAATATGTAAAGCTTGTCGTTCTTGGTGCTGAAATAGTTCTCCCTTCTGCCTGCAGCTCGACAGAGGATATATCTCCCCTCAGTTTGTCACCAATCCTGAAAAATCTACTGTTGAGTTTGAAAATGCTCGGATTCTTGTCACTGATCagaagatatcatcgataaaagAAATCATTCCTCTGTTGGAGCAGACAACACAGTTAAGAGCACCACTTCTTATAATTGCAGAGGATGTAAGTGGTGAGGCGCTGGCAACATTAGTCGTAAACAAGCTTAGAGGAATTCTAAATGTGGCTGCAATCAAAGCTCCTGGTTTTGGCGAGAGGCGTAAAGCTCTTCTTCAGGACATTGCCATTGTTACAGGTAAAACTACTCGCTGCTTTCTGCAAGTTTGTTTGTACCCTGGTCAGTATTCTTATGATGTTTACCATTGTCAACCAATATCCCCCCCTCCCCCCGCTTGCCATTGTCTGTTTGAATCAATACACCTCTGTTTGCTACTAGAATATGGTCAAGCTTAATGGTATTCCTTATTGTTTAGGTAGAAATAAAAACTTTGTAATGGTAAGTTCCAATCGATGATGATCTTAGCACAAGAATTGTGTTTGGTGTCAACGAATTGATTGGACCTTGTGAAATAACACATGCATAGATTTTCTAACTTGAACTTGAAAGTCCAGTGGTTTTCTGATCTGTTTCTGCATGTATATCTTTTGTTCAGGTGCTGAATATCAATCCAAAGATCTTGGTCTACTAGTTGAGAATACAACAGTGGAGCAGCTTGGCATAGCTCGGAAAGTTACAATCTCAAGTTCCTCGACGACCATTATAGCAGATGCTGCTAGCAAAGATGATATCCAGGCCAGAATTGCTCAGCTGAAAAGAGAGCTTTCTCAGACGGACTCGGCTTATGACTCTGAGAAGTTGGCAGAGAGAATTGCAAAGCTTTCTGGTGGAGTTGCTGTGATCAAGGTTGGAGCCTCAACCGAGGCAGAGCTTGAGGACCGCAAGCTCCGCATAGAGGACGCAAAGAATGCAACTTTTGCAGCTATAGAGGAAGGTATTGTTCCAGGAGGTGGTGCAGCCTATGTTCATCTATCAACATTCGTACCGGCTATCAAGGAGACGTTGGATGATCCTGAAGAGCGCCTTGGTGCTGATATCATTCAGAAGGTATTGTTTGTTGTTCTTAGCATCTGGATTTTATGGTTttctttatattttttttaagaaATGTTGTTGATACATATTACTGGTTATTTTCAGGCTTTGGTGGCACCTGCAGCGTTGATAGCGCATAATGCTGGGGTGGAAGGCGAGGTGATTGTGGATAAAATCAGGGAAAACGAATGGGAGTTTGGTTATAACGCCATGGCGGACAAGCATGAGAACCTGGTGGAGGCTGGTGTGATCGACCCTGCCAAAGTTACTAGATGCGCCCTGCAGAACGCCGCCTCGGTGGCTGGAATGGTGCTGACTACCCAGGCAATCGTTGTGGAGAAGCCCCAGAAGGctcctgcagctgcagcagcaCCCTAGGGTTCGTTCACCATGTAATACTTACTAGTGAAAACAGTTTTACTAGGCACGGAACAGGCACGAGcgtgcaaaaaagaaaaaattgtGGTGATCATTAGAGTGACAAGGGAGAGAACTGATAAACAATTTTTGTCGTGCGTGGGCAAGAATAAATTGAATCAATGTGGGATCCATGAGGCGAATTGCTATGcgctgttttggttggtactcaaCTGCTCGTAGTGAACGAATTGCATGGAATTTGAGCCAGGATGATTGTGCTTGCTCTTGCAAAGTGCGGAGAGGAATTGGACTCTGGAGTTTTGCTCTACGTTGGTGCAGACGAGCAACTGGTACAAGGACTTGTTTTAAgccaatttttttgtttttttttgcccTTTTTCTAAAAGATTTTCATAAATCTGCCCCTGGAGGTATGCATTTAAAATCTAGACCCTCGGCTCGGCGCCTTGGCGTTGAGATTACACGTTTCGGCGCTAGAACCTTTGGCGCCAAGGTCCTTGGCTGACGTAGGCGTCAACGTAGACGTGGCGTTGATATGGCAACCACCATGGCGTCATaggcctcgttcgctggtctgaaacttggctgaaactggatgaaaaacactgttctggttgaattgttgtgagagaaaaacactgttccggctgaaaaaaacaagccgaatatggggtaagccgaacatggccatAATTTTTGGCATCGAGCATGGCACCAAGATTATTGGCGCTGAGCTTGAcgtcaagatctatggcgccgtgGTGGTGTTTTAAACCAGCCTCACCCTTCCTGCTCGAGGTTTCTTccttttcttcctcctccctttcgGGTTTTCTCTCTTCTCACTtcgtcctacctcacgaatcaaCATATTAAACCATAGAAAGTTGGGTTTGATCtctagatcttcgagagcaaggtatcatctCTCCCCTTCTActtttttcgcatcgatttggTATATATTAATCGTATTTTTAACCTAAGAATCGTTATTACTTAGGATTTAATGTACTTTTTAATATTTATATGTATTACACAACCGTAGGATGCTAAGGCgtagaaaagctagcaaaccaaggtaaccttaGCGCCTCTTGCGATATTATgcgttcattgttgtgcatcaaatgggaaaccctaggtttaggattTAATGTttttgctttcggttcttagaacaaaattggttgaattgtagttatagtcggatgaccggaaatgccttcgatccattgcctctgcctagcggtgttccagtgcccatgtgctggtgtggtgatccttgcaaggtagccaagtccgatgaagaggacacgtataggcagaggtactggatgtgtgccaattttgtgtttgagcctacacttcgtcagtgccgcattaacaagatggtgagaaattgatgttgtgtaataattattttgtatCAAATGAAGTCgtgcatgatttatttgttttgtaacaactgcatttgttgcagacccctccaccgctctgtgatttttgAGCAGTGAATCGATACTAAGATCAAGTCGAAAGATAAGGAGTGGATGCAGAAACTGttacggtgggaggcagaggacaaggagatgatggagaagagacgcagagAGAAGGTtgcagaaaaggagcacaaggaagaggggGAAATGAGGCGTGTTGCTGTgtacagggaggagaggaggaagaagcttgagcgtgcacaccgagtgaaggcagcgatggaggagaatctcgaTGCCCTAATGGAGGAGAATCCTAATGCCCTGAGGAAGAAAAAGTggtctcgttgcactcagtagtctgcATGACTTGCcagttctatagtttattttacaATGTTGTCTAGTCTTGGTCtttgcattgtgttgtcatgtaatgtactttaagtATGGACATAATTAGGGCATGTTCTGCGTTATTTAGTTCATCGGCATGTACTTCTATTGTTATTTTGTTGTTTAATATGCCCTAGTACTGGACATTTCATAGTGTTGTTGGTTTCATTATTTATgatcataatattcagtttaatattgcAGAGGTAGTAAAATGAGTTCACGTAGTGCAAATAAAACATAACTAAGTAgtgcattatataattcaacacgcaTAACACATGAAATGTCATGTGAGAACTtgtaccaaactagggtacagatGTCctagactaaacctaacatgccttagacaATTGAAACGAACAACAAGCACACGAAATAGCATGTGAGAAtatgtaccaaacaagggtacagaggtccttcaactaaacctaacatgccttaggtaattgaagtaaacaacaaacacatggatgtcaCATGTGAATAAGATATGTTCGtcttagtagtgtggccacatagcaaattgtgttgcacctacTCCActgtagcctcccattgttggtggtggtgctggcaGGGTTGGCGGTGGAGGCCCCTTattcttgtgattagggcaggtgcaatatggatcattgcagagtgcctcatgTGAAcctgcaccattgttgttgtcgtcgtcttcgtcttccttgtaaccgctgctaacttccctttctagatcgaagatatggtcctgtaggtagtagatgtaccgTTGATGCGGATAAATTGGTCTAGGATTGACCCACCTAGCGAACTCATAGTTTTGTTCGGACTCAAAAGACTAATAAGTATGTCTTGTAAGTTGTAGTGCAatcgagaaacatatttaacaaataaatagtaatagcaattacccatgctcacaGGCATTTAAAGAAGCGATGACCTCCATCCATCCCCTCAACGCACATCTAcactaagcagtcctcaccatgcatgcattttggtcaATCTTCTTTCTGGTTATCCTATCCTCTGAGGGGacactctttggtgaaatcactcttGCTTTCGGGGGGAAAATGATACACTGCTTTCTCACAGAAATCAGGGccaagagacccctcccacacaatgggagttccCTTCGTCCTCCAtttcctctagatgaccctcTAGACATTCCTACTCCAATGAAACCAAATACTCGTTTAAAGTGAGTAGCAACGCATGCAGCACTGCGTATATATAGGTAGCACAAGATTTAGTAGTCGTTGTATTGTGGCATAAATGCTCCTGAAAAGCCTACTATGTATCACTAAAAAGTCTATTTCGAAGGACACTGAAAAAGCCTAGATTCGAttactgaaaagtctatttgaaaactgAAAAAACTATTTGAAAACTGAACTGAAAAGGCTAGATTCCGGCGATCAATCAATTCATCTATAAAAGTCTGTATACGATATGACGGTGACATGAGAAATCACTAAAAAggctagatgctataggtgtactgcACAAATGTACTTTAGCCTTAAAATTTCGGCagagtttcccttgttttttATTCAATCCTTACACAAATATGACATGAATATATGACCACAATACAACATGTACAGATACACAAATATATACCACATTTATCTCAAACCATATCCATGAGCATATTAAAAGTCCATAGAGTTCATAACAGTCCATAAAGTCCATAATAATAGTAATAGTCCATACAGTCcataataatagtccatacagtCCACAATAGTCCATAATAAAAGTCCACAAAGTCCATAATAGTCCATAATAACATCTACCATAAACTCTACCACatgccctcactgcctcctagtcttacccttatcCTTGTGACCAAGAGCATTGATGCCTAGAGTGAAAGGGTCAGGTGGATGGCGTCACCTAATGCCTGCAGGCTATGTAGgttgagtcgagggagcgtcctgTAGCTGAGACggtccaagctcctcgtgcctctggtcTACCTCCTCGTTGTCCTCATCCTCGTACGCAATGCCTATAGACCctgtaggtgcttggctagacGAACCTAAACCTCCTCTACCTATGGAAGGAACATGCATGTCTTACGTCTTGGCAgtcctacaaccacaacgagcagccgCACGGCATAGCTGAAGTGACAGTCTCTGTTGTATAAAATCATGTTAACTAAAAGAatttaggattaagtccacttttggcccctcaactattgtgttggtctaattttaaccctcaactacaaaaccgtctagtaccggtaccccaattgtcaaaaccgttcacttttaatACCTGGACGGGGGCAAGGctgttttgaccgacgttgagcggttttgaccaTGCCTCCCTCTCCACGCTGTACAGCCTGACAAACCGATGTTGAGGCCTCTATTCTTCCCTACCAGTTACTCGAAATCGGGAAGTGCCTGAATAAAGGTTGTAGTCCTAAGTGCAAGCTTGGGGCTAGTAACTTGAATGGGCTAGAGTGCCACAGTAAAATCTAAGAAACACGTGCACCAAAAATCATGCAACACTCTGTTTCGGTCGGTGTCCACGGTCATCGTGTCCGGTCGTCGAGGGCTAAGCACCTGCTCGCCCCTGCACCATGCTGCCTCACCGTGCTATCATAGCAGTTCACCTGGCCAACCCACTATCATGCCTATGTCGTGGTTGAGCCGCTCTAGCCTCGCCCTACCATCGCCGCTTCTCCGGTCGCTGCCCTAGCTGGTCCTGCTGACCTACTACACCTGTGCTGACCCTACTGTTTGCCTACTGCATTGTGCTGCTGCCTCGCTGTCGCACCCAACCGTGCCCCTATCGTCGCAACACTCGACGGCTAACCAGTTGACCCACTGTCGCACGTGTCTCTGCTGCACGCTGGCTCTACCACGCCGAGCTATGTGTTTGCCGTGTCCGCTCCATGGCTAAGAGCCCTACCGCCATTGCGTTCTTGGTTGGGCACAACGTTGCGCCCCATCTCGCCCATGCCGAGCCATCATCTACGTGTGCACGTGACACCGCTGTCGTTGTTCCGCCACGTCAGATAGCCAGGGCAAGCACTCTGCGCCACTCGCCCGCCTATCATTGGTCCTCCCCGCGTGACCACGTGTGAGCACCGCCCCTCCTTTCCCCGCTGCTGACCATGCTGTCCCTCGTCGCGCTTCCCTACCATAGCACCGCCGTGGCCGATCCCTTCCCCTTTTTCGCGTGTGCACGTAAGGCCATAGCACTGCCCTCTCTGCTCCACCACAACTCCACGGCCACAACCGCCTGCTCTTGCTGCTGAGTTGGCCGCTGCACCACATCGTAGCTCAACGGCGTCCGTGCACGGCTCCACCTCGCCTCGCTGTTTCCTACACCGCGGCTCCTCCTGTGCCTCGCACCGGCGCCCCCTCCCTTTCCTTCCTTGCAGCGGCTCTGTGTGGCCGCCGTGCTCGTCCAGGTCAGTCTCGGTCCGTTTGCGCTCCGCGTCGTAGTGTCTTTCATAGTCGCAGCACCACTGTCCCTCCCGTGCGCCCGTAGCCACCCAAGCCTAGAGCACCGCCACGGTATCGAGCTAGATCGAGCCACAGCGCTGTCGTGGCCGCGCTTCCATCGTCGGCCACTGCGCAAGCAAGCTCCACGACCCGCCCGATCGAACTTCGCCCTCTCCGACGCTCCTTCACCTCGGTCCGCACCGTGGCTTGACAAGCCGGGTTGTGGCCGCGCATCTCCCCGTGCCGCCCGTCACCCGCTTCAGTGCCTGCTCCGGCGCCTCCCTCCCGACGCCGTCCATGCTAGGAGCCGCCGATGCTGCCGAGCCGCATTGTCGCACACCGCCATGGAGCCGTCCTGCAGCGTCGTCCCATGCCTCCTCTGCTCCTCTctatgaagaagatgaagtgaaGGGTATAAATCTAAGCAGAAATTTTATACGGGGTCTTTACTGCAAAATATGTGACTCGCACGAATAGTACATGTTGGACTGCGCGTTAGTTTCAAGTAAGCTTAGGGGCCTCATCGCTTAAGTACCGCCGCTACCTTGCCCTGGTCGCGTGGGCTAGTTTACTGGGCCGCCGGCCTCGCCCCTGCTTGGGCCGGCCTGGTGCCGCCCACGCCTGGGCTGTTTCGTGCCACGGTGGGCCGCGTCCGTTACTACGCCGCGTGTGGGCCGGTCGTGGTCGTCCGCGCGCTGAGCCAGATTGGCCGCCGTGTTTGGACCACAACGTGCGCGTTGGTAGGCCGCCTGCCTGGCTGGCTGTGCCATGCGTGCCTAGGCCTCATGGCCGCCCACGTGGGCCGCGCTGGCCAAAGCCGGCCTAGGTGCCTCTTTTATTTTCTAGTTTTGTTTAAAATAGCTGCAATTTGTGAAAGCAATATAAATCTGTgttgttgtccaaaaattatgaaaccaattttgttagtctcccaaaatcatgatctatttgttagtatattttgttcacgtagtttgataatattcttggaagctgtataattaatttaaggtacttaatatggtagaaatataaacttgtaggatctgaaattggtaatagtgttgt harbors:
- the LOC136517050 gene encoding ruBisCO large subunit-binding protein subunit alpha, whose amino-acid sequence is MATIPTTDYGLLLGTSALLRRTRRAASSARLPAAARRRPQLLVRASAKEIAFDQASRTSLQAGVEKLAAAVGVTLGPRGRNVVLDEFGTPKVVNDGVTIARAIELADPMENAGAALIREVASKTNDSAGDGTTTASVLAREIIKLGMLSITSGANPVSVKKGIDKTVQKLVEELEKKSRPVKGSGDIKAVAAISAGNDEFVGTMIAEAIDKVGPDGVLSIESSSSFETTVEVEEGMELDRGYISPQFVTNPEKSTVEFENARILVTDQKISSIKEIIPLLEQTTQLRAPLLIIAEDVSGEALATLVVNKLRGILNVAAIKAPGFGERRKALLQDIAIVTGAEYQSKDLGLLVENTTVEQLGIARKVTISSSSTTIIADAASKDDIQARIAQLKRELSQTDSAYDSEKLAERIAKLSGGVAVIKVGASTEAELEDRKLRIEDAKNATFAAIEEGIVPGGGAAYVHLSTFVPAIKETLDDPEERLGADIIQKALVAPAALIAHNAGVEGEVIVDKIRENEWEFGYNAMADKHENLVEAGVIDPAKVTRCALQNAASVAGMVLTTQAIVVEKPQKAPAAAAAP